Proteins encoded by one window of Dietzia sp. B32:
- the obgE gene encoding GTPase ObgE, translating into MSRFIDRVVLHLAAGDGGRGCTSVHREKFKPLGGPDGGNGGHGGDVVLVVDPQVHTLLDFHFRPHARAGRGQPGMGANRNGAQGADLVLSVPPGTVVLDEDGEVLADLTGVGTRFVAAEGGKGGLGNAALASRARKAPGFALLGEPGEVRDLTLELKSMADVGLVGFPSAGKSSLVSVLSAAKPKIADYPFTTLAPNLGVVSVGDDTFTIADVPGLIPGASEGRGLGLDFLRHIERTAVLAHVVDCANLESDRDPISDVDALEAELAAYRSELADAGIGDLADRPRVVVLNKIDVPDAADMAEMVREHFEAKGWPVYAISAVAHKGLDELRYGLYELIKAHRKANPPAAPERIVIRPKAVDVEEFRVRPDPADPGAFIVTGAKPERWIRQTEFDNDEAVGFLADRLARIGVEEALIKAGATEGCTVTIGDVSFEWEPQTPAGVDLMRTGRGTDIRLESDERIGATERKYRKRVRRGLIDPDEEILE; encoded by the coding sequence ATGTCGAGATTCATCGACCGCGTAGTCCTCCACCTCGCGGCCGGGGACGGAGGCCGCGGCTGCACCTCCGTGCACCGCGAGAAGTTCAAGCCGCTCGGCGGCCCCGACGGCGGTAACGGGGGACACGGCGGCGACGTCGTACTCGTCGTTGACCCCCAGGTCCACACCCTGCTCGACTTCCACTTCCGGCCCCACGCCCGCGCAGGCAGGGGCCAGCCCGGCATGGGCGCCAACCGCAACGGCGCCCAGGGTGCCGACCTCGTACTGTCGGTGCCGCCCGGCACCGTCGTCCTGGACGAGGACGGCGAGGTACTCGCCGACCTCACCGGCGTCGGCACCCGTTTCGTCGCAGCCGAGGGCGGCAAGGGTGGACTGGGCAACGCCGCGCTGGCCTCCCGGGCGCGCAAGGCCCCCGGATTCGCCCTGCTCGGTGAGCCCGGCGAGGTCCGCGACCTCACGCTCGAGCTCAAGTCCATGGCCGACGTCGGCCTGGTGGGTTTCCCGTCCGCCGGGAAGTCCTCCCTCGTCTCGGTGCTCTCGGCGGCCAAGCCCAAGATCGCCGACTACCCCTTCACGACCCTCGCGCCGAACCTCGGAGTGGTCTCGGTGGGCGACGACACCTTCACCATCGCCGACGTTCCCGGCCTCATCCCCGGCGCGAGCGAGGGCCGCGGACTGGGCCTGGACTTCCTGCGTCACATCGAGCGCACGGCCGTCCTGGCGCACGTGGTGGACTGCGCGAACCTCGAGTCGGACCGGGACCCGATCTCCGACGTGGACGCACTAGAGGCCGAGCTCGCCGCCTACCGGTCCGAGCTCGCCGACGCCGGGATCGGTGACCTGGCCGACCGGCCCCGCGTGGTGGTGCTCAACAAGATCGACGTGCCCGACGCCGCCGACATGGCGGAGATGGTGCGCGAACACTTCGAGGCCAAGGGGTGGCCGGTCTACGCCATCTCCGCGGTCGCCCACAAGGGCCTGGACGAGCTGCGGTACGGCCTCTACGAGCTGATCAAGGCGCACCGCAAGGCCAACCCGCCGGCCGCGCCCGAGCGGATCGTCATCCGCCCCAAGGCCGTGGACGTGGAGGAGTTCCGCGTACGCCCGGACCCGGCCGACCCCGGAGCGTTCATCGTCACCGGTGCCAAGCCCGAGCGGTGGATCCGTCAGACGGAGTTCGACAACGACGAGGCCGTCGGCTTCCTCGCCGACCGCCTGGCCCGGATCGGCGTCGAGGAGGCGCTCATCAAGGCCGGGGCCACGGAGGGTTGCACCGTCACCATCGGTGACGTCTCGTTCGAGTGGGAGCCGCAGACCCCGGCGGGCGTCGACCTCATGCGGACCGGCCGCGGCACGGACATCAGGCTCGAGTCCGACGAGCGGATCGGGGCCACCGAGCGCAAGTACCGCAAGCGCGTGCGTCGCGGTCTGATCGACCCGGACGAGGAGATCCTGGAGTGA
- the rpmA gene encoding 50S ribosomal protein L27 — MASKKGASSTRNGRDSNAQRLGVKRFGGQEVNAGEILVRQRGTKFHPGVNVGRGGDDTLFALSAGAVEFGTKRGRKTVNIVPAGAEA; from the coding sequence ATGGCAAGTAAGAAGGGCGCATCCAGCACCCGTAACGGTCGTGACTCCAACGCGCAGCGCCTCGGCGTCAAGCGCTTCGGCGGCCAGGAGGTCAACGCCGGTGAGATCCTGGTGCGCCAGCGCGGCACCAAGTTCCACCCGGGCGTCAACGTCGGCCGTGGTGGCGACGACACCCTGTTCGCCCTCTCCGCCGGTGCGGTGGAGTTCGGCACCAAGCGCGGTCGCAAGACCGTGAACATCGTGCCGGCCGGCGCCGAGGCCTGA
- the rplU gene encoding 50S ribosomal protein L21 has product MYAIVKTGGKQYKVAEGDHVKVEKIEGEAGTSVSLSPILVVDGSAVTSDADALAKVTVSGEIVEQTKGPKIRIHKFKNKTGYHKRQGHRQKLTVVKITGIK; this is encoded by the coding sequence ATGTACGCGATCGTCAAGACCGGCGGCAAGCAGTACAAGGTCGCCGAAGGGGACCACGTCAAGGTCGAGAAGATCGAGGGCGAGGCCGGAACCTCCGTGTCGCTGTCCCCGATCCTCGTGGTCGACGGTTCTGCCGTCACCTCCGACGCCGACGCCCTGGCCAAGGTCACCGTCTCCGGCGAGATCGTCGAGCAGACCAAGGGACCGAAGATCCGGATCCACAAGTTCAAGAACAAGACCGGGTACCACAAGCGTCAGGGCCACCGTCAGAAGCTGACGGTCGTCAAGATCACCGGTATCAAGTAA